One Nonomuraea angiospora DNA segment encodes these proteins:
- a CDS encoding citrate synthase: MLEGPVGVEWIDAATASERLGVKPATLYAYVSRGVLQRRHSDDGRRSLFSAEEIERLARRGRPRSQPPELVIESAITALGVDRPHYRGLDALGLALTSDYETVAAWLWTADPSLWHPLSRSTPAKPPHPSATPARHGDPHASAPQGDPHASAREGDPHPSAREGDPHASAPQGDPHASAREGDPHPSAHQRDPRRLAGPAAPGTRAAAPHPATETSTQGVGIRWPEPWRCEDDALRAAVTAQRGLPDDLLPLDRLQVITTVLGASDSLRYQLDPDSVAATGRRMIAGLVDALPQLSEPQGDSIAERLWSRLCPRPATPGLLNAVQAALVLLADHELAASTLAARVAASAKADPYAVVLTGLGVLGGPLHGGASYGAERLLAEVTEPRQAARAIAERVRRGERIPGFGHSVYKNGDARGALLLDLVKEAAPGHDRITAGVAVLEEMRRRRLPERNVDFALATLTAVSGMVSGAGEAIFAVARVAGWLAHAMEEYDRGTLLRLRASYTGPPVK; this comes from the coding sequence TTGTTGGAGGGACCCGTCGGCGTGGAGTGGATCGACGCGGCCACGGCGTCCGAGCGGCTCGGCGTCAAACCGGCCACTTTGTACGCGTACGTGAGCCGGGGGGTGCTGCAGCGGCGGCACAGCGACGACGGACGGCGCAGCCTCTTCTCGGCGGAGGAGATCGAGCGCCTCGCCCGCCGCGGCCGCCCCCGGAGCCAGCCGCCGGAGCTCGTCATCGAGTCCGCCATCACGGCCCTGGGCGTGGACCGGCCCCACTACCGGGGCCTCGACGCGCTCGGGCTGGCGCTCACCAGCGACTACGAAACGGTCGCCGCCTGGCTCTGGACCGCCGACCCATCCCTCTGGCACCCCCTATCCCGCTCCACCCCCGCCAAGCCCCCACACCCGTCGGCCACGCCCGCTCGCCACGGCGACCCGCACGCGTCCGCTCCCCAAGGGGACCCGCACGCGTCCGCCCGCGAAGGGGACCCGCACCCGTCCGCCCGCGAAGGGGACCCGCACGCGTCCGCTCCCCAAGGGGACCCGCACGCGTCCGCCCGCGAAGGGGACCCGCACCCGTCCGCCCACCAAAGGGACCCACGCCGCCTGGCGGGCCCTGCCGCCCCCGGGACCCGAGCCGCCGCCCCTCACCCCGCCACAGAGACGAGCACCCAAGGGGTGGGGATCCGATGGCCGGAGCCGTGGCGGTGTGAGGACGATGCGCTGCGGGCGGCCGTCACCGCCCAGCGCGGCCTCCCCGACGACCTCCTGCCCCTCGACCGGCTGCAGGTGATCACCACGGTCCTGGGCGCCTCCGACTCCCTGCGCTACCAGCTCGACCCCGACTCCGTAGCCGCGACCGGCCGCCGCATGATCGCGGGCCTCGTCGACGCGCTCCCGCAGCTCAGCGAGCCCCAAGGCGACTCGATCGCCGAGCGGCTCTGGTCCCGCCTGTGCCCGCGCCCCGCCACCCCCGGGCTCCTGAACGCCGTCCAGGCCGCCCTGGTCCTGCTCGCCGACCACGAGCTCGCCGCCTCCACCCTGGCCGCCAGGGTCGCCGCTTCCGCCAAGGCCGACCCGTACGCCGTCGTGCTGACCGGGCTCGGCGTGCTGGGCGGCCCGCTGCACGGCGGCGCGTCGTACGGCGCCGAACGCCTGCTCGCCGAGGTCACCGAGCCGCGCCAGGCCGCCCGGGCGATCGCCGAGCGGGTACGCCGCGGCGAGCGCATCCCCGGCTTCGGCCACAGCGTCTACAAGAACGGCGACGCTCGCGGCGCCCTCCTCCTCGATCTGGTCAAGGAGGCGGCGCCGGGGCACGACCGGATCACCGCCGGGGTCGCCGTGCTGGAGGAGATGCGCAGGCGCCGCCTCCCGGAGCGCAACGTCGACTTCGCCCTCGCCACGCTCACCGCCGTGAGCGGCATGGTGAGCGGCGCGGGCGAGGCCATCTTCGCGGTGGCCAGGGTGGCGGGGTGGCTTGCGCACGCGATGGAGGAGTACGACCGAGGCACCCTCCTCCGCCTCCGAGCCTCCTACACAGGCCCGCCCGTCAAATGA
- a CDS encoding chromosome partitioning protein ParA produces MSQVENVVGDRVLIAVQAVNISRLSTHPVPTVPSTLIVVAGAGPKDSNGAGKSSFIASITALLGDEQWRFASGAKAVSELLFNAELASGAGGRQWASADHGYIVGVFGPPGMDGFAPYDAAEAGALPPGGADGAASDRARAASTAAHGGASPTSETPAGVTGNGAAGTGEAGAGRSGGGEFVLESQVAGAELSGELFEVPDTSGGALTVWLKVNQEAPHLEIRWREGVHLAASPSEAERVARADEIWATLPKSAGRRDVVARDLTKVLYGDRVRCVSFLSTSVRSKVATNLLSQPLNEISPERVFEAIAALTGLDAELEQEREARRDEHAKRVRAAQAAERLAEFETESKALLTTFDRRDQARIRLADALRCWRGRQARKLADAAGKDEALAADLERHRAAGEAAAEAIAMVKAEIGTLREDTLDRQVSQARKELAALQARAAKLDADRAVAENSADELRGLIPALEETRRFADGRDVPTAERELQEVRLRLNEALKALGVADQEVSSAQAALDDAEGGPAAAQLNALAAAGIGATGLLDALDVAEQARDAAHTPPAQSAGGGRALRGASEAVPEAGGAVSGAGGAVSGAGEVEALGAALKARYGKAAGGVAGEVAGLALGDLRGWPNEHAVIVDAAQLDDAAAALAELPGSVLVSSAGVSVVGAFDGVATGREARIKAAELRLNRAKDVQETAAQAVRDGEEDVAEAQRRLEGARAGVRLAELEAKLGERRARLTELNAAIGELAPKVAEAERQAGALDFRARTRDMEIERLEGRRHRHETERTQARDQEAKVGAEREALKLDALAADWGGTVETAREWLNALPEEERPRAAEEWWRVAERHFDQALRDTFPEEDAEIPEELQFLLSERGGSTAREQATFAAVCGALASYLRGQEEYERHQRRQIEAQVVTRQRDLSAAARGAEEAAQSTAVHRAALTAAIKARLTRVAEEFEKLDTSYGGYGATLEFPVPPAPADPEQRWQWRVTPKWRRGEGQGFVPYNRRANTALMDEKAVKLVCAAAIASSGGGHLCLVLDELGRNLGKEHRREAVALFRRIGETYGITVIGALQDDMEPYAIDACGQYIKLRRSSDAMPYNEPPVIVGHDQHADRVRALAAYVDRTAAALT; encoded by the coding sequence GTGTCGCAGGTGGAGAACGTCGTCGGAGACCGGGTGCTGATCGCCGTGCAGGCGGTCAACATTTCGCGGCTCTCGACCCATCCGGTGCCCACCGTCCCCAGCACGCTCATCGTCGTGGCGGGCGCCGGGCCCAAGGACTCCAACGGCGCGGGCAAGTCGTCGTTCATCGCCTCGATCACGGCGTTGCTCGGTGACGAGCAGTGGCGCTTCGCCTCGGGCGCCAAGGCGGTGTCGGAGCTGCTCTTCAACGCCGAGCTGGCCAGCGGCGCCGGAGGGCGCCAGTGGGCGAGCGCCGACCACGGCTACATCGTGGGCGTCTTCGGCCCGCCCGGCATGGACGGCTTCGCCCCGTACGACGCGGCGGAGGCGGGCGCTCTTCCGCCCGGTGGGGCGGACGGCGCCGCATCGGACCGCGCCCGAGCCGCCAGCACCGCAGCCCACGGCGGCGCGTCGCCGACCAGTGAGACGCCCGCCGGCGTGACGGGCAACGGAGCGGCGGGCACCGGTGAGGCGGGCGCCGGACGCTCTGGGGGCGGCGAGTTCGTGCTCGAGAGTCAGGTGGCCGGGGCCGAGCTGAGTGGTGAGCTGTTCGAGGTGCCCGACACCTCGGGCGGAGCGCTCACCGTGTGGCTCAAGGTCAACCAGGAGGCTCCGCACCTGGAGATCCGGTGGCGGGAAGGGGTGCATCTGGCGGCCTCCCCGTCCGAGGCCGAGCGGGTGGCGCGGGCCGACGAGATCTGGGCGACGCTGCCGAAGTCGGCCGGGCGGCGCGACGTGGTGGCGCGCGACCTCACCAAGGTGCTCTACGGCGACCGGGTCAGGTGCGTGTCGTTCCTGTCCACCTCCGTACGCAGCAAGGTGGCCACGAACCTGCTCTCCCAGCCGCTCAACGAGATCTCGCCCGAACGCGTCTTCGAGGCCATCGCGGCCCTCACCGGCCTCGACGCCGAGCTGGAGCAGGAGCGGGAGGCCCGCCGCGACGAGCACGCCAAGCGGGTGCGCGCCGCGCAGGCGGCCGAACGGCTGGCGGAGTTCGAGACGGAGTCGAAGGCGCTGCTGACCACGTTCGACCGGCGTGACCAGGCGCGGATCCGGTTGGCGGACGCGCTGCGGTGCTGGCGCGGCAGGCAGGCGCGCAAGCTGGCCGACGCGGCGGGCAAGGACGAGGCGCTGGCCGCCGACCTCGAACGGCACCGCGCGGCCGGAGAGGCGGCGGCCGAGGCGATCGCCATGGTCAAGGCGGAGATCGGCACGCTGCGGGAGGACACCCTCGACAGGCAGGTCTCGCAGGCCCGCAAGGAGCTGGCGGCGCTGCAGGCGCGGGCGGCCAAGCTGGACGCCGACCGTGCGGTGGCCGAGAACTCCGCCGACGAGCTGCGCGGTCTGATCCCGGCGCTGGAGGAGACGCGCAGGTTCGCGGACGGGCGTGACGTGCCCACGGCCGAGCGGGAGCTGCAAGAGGTCCGGCTGCGGCTGAACGAGGCGCTCAAGGCGCTGGGGGTGGCCGACCAGGAAGTGTCCTCGGCGCAGGCGGCGCTGGACGACGCCGAGGGCGGCCCGGCGGCGGCCCAGCTCAACGCGCTGGCGGCGGCGGGCATCGGCGCGACCGGCCTACTGGACGCCCTCGACGTGGCCGAGCAGGCCCGCGACGCCGCCCACACGCCCCCGGCACAGTCCGCCGGCGGAGGCCGGGCACTACGCGGGGCGAGCGAGGCTGTTCCTGAGGCGGGTGGGGCTGTTTCCGGGGCGGGTGGGGCTGTTTCCGGAGCGGGTGAGGTCGAGGCGCTCGGCGCCGCGCTCAAAGCACGCTACGGGAAGGCTGCCGGCGGCGTTGCGGGTGAAGTGGCCGGGCTGGCGTTGGGGGATTTGCGGGGGTGGCCGAACGAGCATGCGGTGATCGTGGATGCCGCGCAGCTCGACGACGCCGCTGCCGCTCTGGCCGAGTTGCCCGGGTCCGTGCTGGTCAGCTCGGCCGGGGTGAGCGTCGTGGGGGCGTTCGACGGGGTGGCGACCGGGCGGGAGGCCCGGATCAAGGCCGCCGAGCTGCGGCTCAACCGGGCCAAGGACGTCCAGGAGACGGCGGCGCAGGCCGTACGCGACGGAGAAGAGGACGTCGCGGAGGCGCAGCGGCGGCTGGAAGGGGCCAGGGCCGGGGTGCGCCTGGCCGAGCTGGAGGCGAAGCTGGGCGAGCGGCGGGCCAGGCTGACCGAGCTGAACGCGGCGATCGGGGAGCTGGCGCCGAAGGTGGCCGAGGCCGAGCGGCAGGCCGGTGCGCTGGACTTCCGGGCCAGGACCAGGGACATGGAGATCGAACGCCTGGAAGGGCGGCGGCACCGGCACGAGACCGAGCGAACGCAGGCACGCGACCAGGAGGCCAAGGTCGGCGCCGAACGCGAGGCGCTCAAGCTCGACGCGCTGGCCGCCGACTGGGGCGGCACGGTCGAGACGGCCCGCGAATGGCTGAACGCCCTGCCAGAGGAGGAGCGGCCGCGTGCGGCCGAGGAGTGGTGGCGGGTCGCCGAACGCCACTTCGACCAGGCCTTGCGCGACACGTTCCCGGAGGAGGACGCGGAGATTCCCGAGGAGCTGCAGTTCCTGCTGAGCGAGCGGGGCGGGAGCACGGCGCGGGAGCAGGCGACGTTCGCGGCGGTGTGCGGGGCACTGGCCTCCTACCTGCGGGGCCAGGAGGAGTACGAACGGCACCAGCGCCGCCAGATCGAGGCGCAGGTCGTCACCCGGCAGCGCGACCTGTCGGCGGCGGCCAGGGGCGCCGAGGAGGCGGCGCAGTCGACGGCCGTGCACCGGGCGGCGCTGACGGCGGCGATCAAGGCGCGGCTCACGCGGGTGGCCGAGGAGTTCGAGAAGCTCGACACCTCGTACGGGGGTTACGGGGCGACGCTGGAGTTCCCGGTGCCGCCCGCTCCGGCCGATCCCGAGCAGCGCTGGCAGTGGCGGGTGACGCCGAAGTGGCGGCGCGGCGAGGGGCAGGGGTTCGTGCCGTACAACCGGCGGGCCAACACCGCGCTCATGGACGAGAAGGCCGTCAAGCTGGTGTGCGCGGCGGCCATCGCCTCGTCCGGGGGTGGTCACCTGTGCCTGGTGCTCGACGAACTGGGCCGCAACCTGGGCAAGGAACACCGCAGGGAGGCGGTCGCGCTCTTCAGGCGGATCGGGGAGACGTACGGGATCACGGTGATCGGGGCGCTGCAGGACGACATGGAGCCGTACGCGATCGATGCCTGCGGGCAGTACATCAAGCTGCGGCGGTCGTCGGACGCGATGCCGTACAACGAGCCGCCGGTGATCGTCGGGCACGACCAGCACGCCGACCGGGTACGTGCCCTGGCCGCCTACGTCGACAGAACGGCGGCGGCCCTCACCTGA